One Microbacterium sp. W4I20 DNA window includes the following coding sequences:
- a CDS encoding FadR/GntR family transcriptional regulator — MEARGGTAGVDVDLALFSAPGSAALTRLSAVETVRARILLSVEHALLAPGSRLPGVEHIAAGLEVSAITARRALESLVLDGVLVRRPGRAGGTFVADAPPHLSDSSVSAYRADAESIRRLIDQRSLMESAIVHEMALVATEEQCEELDRLVLASQQAANWLEHHGPDSRFHRLCATWSGLPEAPAYLAVYEALVKYFVPYPMDQLEVGRDEHRALVAAFRAHDPIAAVAVTRAHVDALRREMFLALPRAT, encoded by the coding sequence ATGGAGGCACGCGGCGGAACGGCAGGGGTCGACGTCGACCTCGCCCTGTTCTCGGCACCAGGATCCGCAGCCCTCACGCGCCTGTCCGCAGTCGAGACGGTGAGAGCGCGCATCCTGCTGTCGGTCGAGCATGCTCTTCTCGCACCCGGTAGCCGTCTTCCGGGAGTCGAGCACATCGCCGCGGGGCTCGAGGTCAGTGCCATCACGGCACGTCGGGCACTGGAGAGCCTCGTGCTCGACGGCGTGCTCGTGCGGCGACCGGGACGGGCGGGAGGTACATTCGTCGCCGATGCGCCCCCACACCTCAGCGACTCCTCCGTTTCGGCGTACAGGGCGGATGCCGAGAGCATCCGACGTCTCATCGATCAGCGGAGCCTGATGGAGAGCGCGATCGTGCACGAGATGGCGCTCGTCGCCACCGAAGAGCAGTGCGAGGAGCTTGACCGACTCGTCCTCGCGTCACAACAGGCGGCGAACTGGCTGGAGCACCACGGCCCCGACAGCAGGTTCCACCGACTGTGCGCGACGTGGAGCGGTCTACCCGAGGCGCCCGCCTACCTCGCGGTGTACGAAGCTCTGGTCAAGTACTTCGTCCCCTACCCGATGGATCAGCTGGAGGTCGGGCGCGATGAACATCGCGCGCTCGTTGCCGCGTTCCGCGCACATGACCCGATCGCCGCAGTCGCCGTCACCCGTGCACACGTCGACGCCCTCAGGCGGGAGATGTTCCTCGCGCTCCCCCGCGCCACCTAA
- a CDS encoding CGNR zinc finger domain-containing protein, with the protein MEQNTISESALLALMNSTPVVDGERIDQLDDPVSAAELAKPYSRDTPSPLQIAHLRDARDTIQAVTRSEAAASDLYRFLDKVESHPTIADGMIHWEIEAPASALPAARLVLAWNEVVEKMPGRLRPCANPECTKFLIDHSKPNTARWCSMATCGNRMKARRYQARRSPNS; encoded by the coding sequence ATGGAACAGAACACGATTTCGGAATCAGCACTGCTGGCGCTCATGAACAGCACACCGGTGGTCGACGGCGAGCGAATCGATCAGCTCGATGATCCGGTCAGCGCGGCCGAGCTCGCGAAGCCCTATTCGCGAGACACCCCCTCGCCCTTGCAGATCGCGCATCTTCGCGACGCGCGAGACACCATCCAGGCCGTGACGAGGTCGGAGGCCGCGGCATCCGATCTGTACCGGTTTCTCGACAAGGTGGAGAGTCATCCCACCATCGCGGACGGCATGATCCACTGGGAGATCGAGGCTCCGGCATCCGCTCTTCCCGCTGCGCGCCTCGTCCTGGCCTGGAACGAGGTCGTCGAGAAGATGCCCGGGCGCCTGCGTCCCTGCGCCAACCCCGAGTGCACCAAGTTCCTCATCGACCACAGCAAGCCGAACACGGCCCGGTGGTGCTCGATGGCCACGTGCGGCAATCGGATGAAGGCACGCCGCTACCAGGCGCGTCGTTCGCCCAACTCTTGA
- a CDS encoding APC family permease gives MSTTANPTALTRTLRLPSLVLFGLAYLTPLIVLGIFGVIASETGGASASAYLVALIAMLFTANSYGRMAKAYPVAGSAYTYVRRTIDGRVGFLVGWAIMLDYLFLPMVIWLIGGAYLQAQFPAVPMPIWIIGFIVITSVLNVIGIKVADRTNLVLMSFQILVIGFFVALSLAHVAGEDGGAGLVSATPFVGIDAGFAGIAGGAAIAAYSFLGFDAVTTLTEETVDPRRTVPKAIMLVALIGGGIFVLVAYVTQLVHPGGTFDSPDTAAFDIAVTIGGNFFGAVFLAALVIAQFTSGLAAQAAGSRLLYAMGRDGVLPRRIFGVLNPRFRTPVLSIGAIAVVGLIAIFMDVATSTSFINFGAFVAFIMVNVAVVVYWARERRSGGAHNVFLYVVAPIIGALVIAYLLTRLDIHAILLGSSWLVIGVVVLAIITRGFRRQPPELGVDAANDAAEDSIS, from the coding sequence GTGTCCACAACCGCCAATCCCACCGCACTGACTCGCACGTTGCGGCTACCGTCGCTCGTTCTCTTCGGCCTCGCCTATCTGACTCCGTTGATCGTGCTCGGCATCTTCGGCGTCATCGCTTCGGAGACCGGCGGCGCCAGTGCCAGCGCCTACCTCGTGGCGCTCATCGCGATGCTCTTCACCGCCAACAGCTACGGCCGTATGGCGAAGGCGTATCCGGTCGCAGGATCGGCCTACACCTACGTCCGCCGCACGATCGACGGCCGCGTCGGCTTCCTGGTCGGCTGGGCGATCATGCTCGACTACCTCTTCCTGCCGATGGTGATCTGGCTCATCGGCGGCGCCTATCTTCAGGCGCAGTTCCCCGCCGTCCCGATGCCGATCTGGATCATCGGATTCATCGTCATCACCAGCGTCCTCAACGTGATCGGCATCAAGGTCGCGGATCGCACGAACCTCGTGCTGATGTCATTCCAGATCCTCGTGATCGGGTTCTTCGTCGCCCTGTCGCTGGCGCACGTCGCCGGAGAAGACGGGGGAGCGGGCCTGGTCTCGGCCACGCCGTTCGTCGGAATCGACGCGGGATTCGCGGGGATCGCCGGCGGCGCGGCCATCGCTGCATACTCCTTCCTCGGATTCGACGCGGTGACGACCTTGACCGAGGAGACGGTCGACCCTCGTCGCACCGTGCCGAAGGCGATCATGCTGGTGGCATTGATCGGCGGCGGGATCTTCGTGCTCGTGGCCTATGTCACCCAGCTCGTGCACCCCGGAGGGACGTTCGATTCGCCCGACACCGCGGCGTTCGACATCGCCGTGACGATCGGCGGCAACTTCTTCGGCGCGGTCTTCCTCGCGGCTCTCGTGATCGCACAGTTTACCTCCGGCCTCGCGGCGCAGGCGGCGGGCAGCCGCCTGCTCTACGCGATGGGACGGGACGGCGTGCTTCCCCGTCGCATCTTCGGCGTCCTGAATCCACGCTTCCGCACGCCGGTGCTCAGCATTGGAGCGATCGCCGTAGTCGGCCTGATCGCGATCTTCATGGACGTCGCAACGTCGACGTCGTTCATCAACTTCGGGGCGTTCGTCGCGTTCATCATGGTCAACGTCGCGGTCGTCGTCTACTGGGCGAGGGAACGCCGGTCGGGCGGGGCGCACAACGTCTTCCTGTACGTGGTGGCGCCGATCATCGGCGCGCTCGTGATCGCCTATCTCCTGACCCGTCTCGACATCCACGCGATCCTTCTCGGCAGCAGCTGGCTCGTGATCGGAGTGGTGGTCCTGGCGATCATCACTCGAGGGTTCCGTCGTCAGCCGCCCGAGCTCGGCGTCGATGCCGCGAACGATGCCGCGGAGGACTCGATCAGCTGA
- the aztC gene encoding zinc ABC transporter substrate-binding protein AztC, giving the protein MRPTRLFAALALTGIAASGLTACAAAAESGPTVVVSTNILGDVVEELVGEQARVVTLMKPHADPHSFEISAQEAATLRGADLLVSNGLGLEEGLQQHLDAAAADDVPMFVAGDAIDVLDYSEGDAEGMPDSHFWTDPERMIDVVDAIAPVLADIDGIDADALDATVDAYRDELQAMDAEMSEAFAGIPEDRRALVTNHHVFGYLAQRFDFDIIGAVIPGGTTLAAPSASDLADLVDAIEQTGVPAIFAESSSPDRLVQALASEANVQVEVIELYTESLTGPGEGAPDYLTMMRVNTERITTGLTP; this is encoded by the coding sequence ATGCGCCCCACACGCCTCTTCGCTGCCCTCGCCCTGACCGGGATCGCTGCGTCCGGGCTCACCGCCTGCGCGGCCGCTGCAGAGTCCGGCCCGACGGTCGTGGTCTCGACGAACATCCTCGGTGACGTCGTCGAAGAGCTGGTCGGCGAGCAGGCGAGGGTCGTGACTCTCATGAAGCCCCACGCCGACCCCCACTCCTTCGAGATCTCGGCGCAGGAGGCCGCGACCCTGCGCGGGGCGGACCTCCTCGTCTCGAACGGCCTCGGCCTCGAGGAGGGGCTGCAGCAGCACCTCGACGCTGCTGCCGCCGACGACGTCCCGATGTTCGTGGCCGGCGACGCCATCGACGTGCTCGACTACAGCGAGGGCGATGCGGAGGGGATGCCGGACTCCCATTTCTGGACGGACCCGGAGCGGATGATCGATGTCGTCGACGCGATCGCGCCGGTGCTGGCCGACATCGACGGGATCGACGCCGACGCGCTGGATGCGACCGTCGACGCGTATCGCGACGAGCTGCAGGCGATGGATGCCGAGATGAGCGAGGCATTCGCCGGGATCCCGGAGGACCGCCGCGCACTGGTCACCAACCACCACGTCTTCGGCTACCTCGCTCAGCGCTTCGACTTCGACATCATCGGCGCGGTGATCCCGGGCGGGACGACCCTGGCCGCGCCGTCGGCATCCGATCTCGCCGATCTGGTCGACGCGATCGAGCAGACCGGGGTGCCCGCGATCTTCGCGGAGTCGTCGTCGCCGGACCGCCTCGTCCAGGCCCTCGCGAGCGAGGCGAACGTGCAGGTCGAGGTCATCGAGCTGTACACCGAGTCGCTCACCGGCCCCGGTGAGGGCGCCCCCGACTACCTGACCATGATGCGCGTCAACACCGAGCGCATCACCACCGGTCTCACGCCGTGA
- the aztD gene encoding zinc metallochaperone AztD, producing MRTSPLRRALISAAAIGAVVTLASCAAGGDSTGPASTPDSIASDTAGARVAISYEGGILVLDGETLDTVADFDSEPFTRLNPAGDDRHVMVTMSEGFQVLDTAAGTSDEPELTDTVFEADTPGHVVRHADKTVLYADGTSDTTIFDTADLASAGGLPEVETIRGVEAHHGVSVVLEDGTFLTTVGNADGRNGIVAKDAEGVEIVSSDQCPGVHGEGTAKDEAVVFGCENGALIYHDGEITKLDAPDQPYGRMGNAYVSETSPLIVGDYKNDVDAEGYLLSAVTLIDTEAQTLEVVDLPDGVEYTFRDVVRGPDDLAYILSTDGSIHVLDPETGEITDSFPVVEAWEGPAEWQDAHPAIVVAGNVAYVTEPAANSVHAVDLATGKVLASTELDVTPNEIAPAAG from the coding sequence ATGCGAACCTCCCCCCTGCGTCGCGCGTTGATCAGCGCGGCCGCGATCGGCGCGGTCGTCACCCTGGCGTCCTGCGCTGCCGGCGGCGACTCGACCGGCCCGGCATCGACCCCCGACAGCATCGCGTCCGACACGGCGGGCGCCCGCGTCGCGATCTCCTACGAGGGCGGCATCCTGGTCCTCGACGGCGAGACGCTCGACACGGTCGCCGACTTCGACTCCGAGCCGTTCACGCGCCTCAACCCCGCGGGAGACGACCGCCACGTGATGGTCACGATGAGCGAGGGCTTCCAGGTGCTCGACACGGCCGCCGGAACCTCCGACGAGCCTGAGCTCACCGACACGGTCTTCGAGGCCGACACCCCGGGTCACGTCGTGCGGCACGCCGACAAGACCGTGCTCTACGCCGACGGCACCAGCGACACCACGATCTTCGACACCGCCGACCTGGCGAGCGCAGGCGGCCTGCCCGAGGTCGAGACCATCCGCGGTGTCGAGGCGCACCACGGCGTCTCGGTCGTGCTCGAGGACGGCACCTTCCTGACCACGGTCGGCAACGCCGACGGCCGCAACGGCATCGTGGCGAAGGATGCCGAAGGCGTCGAGATCGTATCGTCGGACCAGTGCCCCGGCGTGCACGGTGAAGGCACCGCGAAGGACGAGGCCGTCGTCTTCGGCTGCGAGAACGGCGCACTGATCTACCACGACGGCGAGATCACCAAGCTCGACGCTCCCGACCAGCCCTACGGCCGCATGGGCAACGCCTACGTCAGCGAGACCAGCCCCCTCATCGTCGGCGACTACAAGAACGACGTCGACGCCGAGGGCTACCTGCTCAGCGCCGTCACGCTCATCGACACCGAGGCCCAGACGCTCGAGGTCGTCGACCTGCCCGATGGCGTCGAGTACACCTTCCGTGATGTCGTGCGCGGCCCGGACGACCTCGCCTACATCCTCAGCACCGACGGCTCGATCCATGTGCTCGACCCCGAGACCGGTGAGATCACCGACAGCTTCCCGGTCGTCGAGGCGTGGGAGGGCCCGGCCGAATGGCAGGATGCCCACCCCGCCATCGTCGTCGCCGGGAACGTCGCCTACGTCACCGAGCCCGCCGCGAACAGCGTGCACGCGGTCGACCTGGCCACGGGGAAGGTGCTCGCGAGCACCGAGCTCGACGTGACGCCGAACGAGATCGCCCCCGCAGCGGGCTGA
- a CDS encoding transporter, whose amino-acid sequence MSQASNGSAAAAPTRIPLNTLAIALGIAGVAEVWSATSTVIDLPPVVPQIFWSLAAAAMIWLITAHSVRGIRIKSPLKEQLRHPAQGPLAAMVPLIGMLLGSDLVAWFPVAGTVLVVVSMTVATIFAGWLISTWTSGQIELGALHGGYLLPTVAGGFVAASAADTVGLRDVGWAAFGVASLFWVVMTTLLIARLISRPPLPEALVPTLTVVMAPPAVGGLALFALTDHVSTPLSLAFAGLTAILVIAQLALIPRYRRLPFTLGFWSFTFPVAAVVSYAITWLGVDVVPGAGVIAMVLAIATTLFVATIGVRSLAGILGASARRREEEVLTDADDADAAMTRTAPKHREMSRS is encoded by the coding sequence ATGTCGCAGGCATCGAACGGATCAGCGGCGGCCGCGCCGACGCGCATCCCGCTGAACACACTGGCGATCGCGCTGGGAATCGCAGGTGTCGCCGAGGTGTGGTCGGCGACGTCGACGGTGATCGACCTTCCCCCGGTCGTGCCGCAGATCTTCTGGAGCCTCGCCGCCGCCGCCATGATCTGGCTGATTACCGCCCATTCGGTCCGCGGCATCCGGATCAAGAGCCCACTCAAGGAGCAGCTGCGGCACCCGGCCCAGGGCCCGCTCGCCGCGATGGTGCCGCTCATCGGCATGCTTCTCGGCAGTGACCTCGTCGCCTGGTTCCCGGTGGCGGGTACGGTCCTCGTCGTCGTGTCAATGACGGTCGCGACCATCTTCGCCGGCTGGCTGATCAGCACCTGGACATCGGGGCAGATCGAGCTCGGCGCCCTGCACGGCGGCTACCTCCTGCCCACGGTCGCGGGAGGATTCGTCGCGGCCAGCGCGGCGGACACCGTCGGACTGCGCGATGTCGGCTGGGCCGCCTTCGGGGTCGCGAGCCTGTTCTGGGTCGTCATGACCACGTTGCTGATCGCACGCCTGATCAGCAGGCCGCCGCTGCCCGAAGCTCTCGTCCCGACGCTCACCGTGGTGATGGCTCCGCCCGCCGTCGGCGGCCTGGCACTCTTCGCGCTGACCGATCACGTCTCGACCCCGCTGTCGCTCGCGTTCGCCGGCCTCACCGCGATCCTCGTGATCGCGCAGCTCGCGCTCATCCCGCGGTATCGCCGCCTGCCCTTCACGCTGGGATTCTGGTCGTTCACCTTCCCGGTCGCGGCGGTCGTCTCCTACGCCATCACCTGGCTCGGCGTCGACGTCGTTCCGGGGGCAGGTGTCATCGCGATGGTGCTCGCGATCGCGACGACGCTGTTCGTCGCCACGATCGGGGTGCGCTCTCTCGCCGGCATCCTCGGTGCCTCCGCCCGTCGTCGCGAAGAGGAGGTCCTCACCGATGCCGATGACGCGGATGCTGCGATGACCCGCACCGCACCCAAACACCGAGAGATGAGTCGATCATGA
- a CDS encoding pyridoxamine 5'-phosphate oxidase family protein: MSRQYGSIAFTADVDAGQEFYGSADFYRRAALRGDGGKNGDPLGAREIEYLQTRDSFYLSTVGETGWPYVQFRGGPVGFVTVTDPHTISWADYRGNLQHVSTGNLRGDDRVSIIAMDYPSRSRLKLFGHAKVVRLDEDPELVDSLRHPDDPDAIVERAITVTVSAYDWNCPQHITPRYTHEQIATLVTPMRDRIAALELENARLREVRTTPR, encoded by the coding sequence ATGAGCAGGCAGTACGGAAGCATCGCCTTCACGGCCGATGTCGACGCCGGGCAGGAGTTCTACGGAAGCGCCGACTTCTACCGCAGAGCGGCCCTGCGCGGAGACGGCGGGAAGAACGGCGATCCTCTCGGTGCCAGGGAGATCGAGTACCTGCAGACCCGCGACTCGTTCTACCTGTCGACCGTGGGCGAGACCGGATGGCCGTACGTGCAGTTCCGCGGCGGCCCCGTCGGATTCGTCACGGTCACCGATCCGCACACCATCAGCTGGGCCGACTACCGCGGCAACCTCCAGCACGTCAGCACCGGAAACCTGCGCGGCGACGACCGCGTCTCGATCATCGCGATGGACTACCCGTCCCGCAGCCGGCTGAAGCTGTTCGGCCACGCGAAGGTCGTGCGCCTCGACGAGGACCCCGAGCTGGTCGACAGCCTGCGCCATCCGGACGACCCCGATGCCATCGTCGAGCGCGCCATCACGGTCACCGTCAGTGCCTACGACTGGAACTGCCCGCAGCACATCACGCCGCGGTACACCCACGAGCAGATCGCGACCCTGGTCACCCCGATGCGGGATCGTATCGCGGCGCTCGAACTCGAGAACGCACGACTTCGCGAGGTCCGCACGACTCCTCGATGA
- a CDS encoding ATP-binding cassette domain-containing protein produces the protein MTSPRSTSGTEARLTGIHVAYDGGAALSGVGVEFAPGTLAVITGPNGAGKSTLLEVLAGTREHGGERRVSGTTAFVPQRAAIPAGLPVSVQDVVSVGAWGRLGMWRRMDAAARALVEHSMDRLDIRGLARHPFASLSGGQQQRALLAQGLARDADLLLLDEPTTGLDSASSLRIRTVLRDEAARGVAVVCVSHDPAVIGDAEHRVHLEEGRIRSDG, from the coding sequence ATGACCTCTCCCCGATCGACGAGCGGCACGGAGGCACGATTGACCGGCATCCATGTCGCCTACGACGGTGGAGCGGCGCTCTCCGGAGTGGGAGTCGAGTTCGCTCCCGGGACTCTGGCCGTCATCACTGGGCCGAACGGCGCGGGCAAATCGACGCTCCTGGAGGTCCTTGCGGGCACGCGAGAGCACGGCGGCGAGCGGCGCGTCAGCGGCACCACCGCCTTCGTCCCGCAGCGCGCCGCCATCCCTGCGGGTCTTCCGGTATCGGTACAGGATGTCGTGAGCGTCGGAGCGTGGGGGCGGCTCGGAATGTGGCGCCGGATGGACGCTGCGGCCCGCGCGCTCGTCGAGCATTCGATGGACCGACTCGACATCCGGGGGCTCGCGCGGCATCCGTTCGCCTCCCTTTCCGGCGGCCAGCAGCAGCGAGCGCTGCTGGCTCAGGGGTTGGCGCGGGACGCCGACCTGTTGCTGCTCGATGAGCCGACGACCGGCCTCGACTCCGCCAGCAGCCTGCGCATCAGGACCGTGTTGCGCGACGAGGCCGCGCGTGGCGTCGCCGTGGTCTGCGTCTCGCACGATCCGGCGGTGATCGGGGATGCCGAGCACCGCGTTCATCTCGAGGAGGGGCGCATCCGCTCCGACGGTTGA
- the aztB gene encoding zinc ABC transporter permease AztB: MSSHPLGVLDPFALDFLQRGMLGGALVAILCAIVGTWVVIRGMAFLGEALAHGMLPGVALATVLSLPVLVGGAISAVAMSVGIGALQRRARLSYDTSIGLLFVSMLALGVIVISHSGSFATDATAILFGDILAISQGDLVLLAAAATTGLIVAALFHRSFVALSLDARIAAVLGLRPRIARAALVGLVTLAVVASYQAVGSMLVVGLLLAPAVAAGHWTTRIPTRMALAAVFGVVAVFLGLLASWYAATAAGASVAASAILLACLSWAARAALPPLGTRTRPA; encoded by the coding sequence GTGAGTTCTCATCCCCTTGGCGTCCTCGACCCGTTCGCCCTCGACTTCCTGCAGCGTGGGATGCTCGGCGGCGCACTGGTGGCGATCCTGTGCGCCATCGTCGGCACGTGGGTCGTCATCCGCGGGATGGCGTTCCTCGGAGAGGCGCTGGCTCACGGCATGCTTCCGGGAGTCGCCCTCGCGACCGTTCTCTCGCTGCCGGTCCTGGTCGGCGGCGCCATCAGCGCCGTCGCCATGAGCGTGGGCATCGGAGCACTGCAACGACGCGCGCGCCTGTCGTATGACACCAGCATCGGCCTGCTGTTCGTGTCGATGCTGGCGCTCGGCGTCATCGTCATCTCCCACTCGGGCAGCTTCGCCACCGACGCGACCGCCATCCTGTTCGGCGACATCCTCGCGATCAGTCAGGGCGACCTCGTGCTGCTCGCCGCCGCCGCTACCACCGGACTGATCGTCGCGGCTCTCTTCCACCGCTCGTTCGTCGCTCTCTCCCTCGACGCACGCATCGCCGCCGTCCTCGGTCTGCGCCCGCGGATCGCGCGGGCCGCGCTCGTCGGACTCGTCACCCTCGCCGTCGTCGCCTCGTATCAGGCGGTCGGATCCATGCTCGTCGTCGGTCTGCTGCTCGCACCGGCGGTCGCCGCCGGGCACTGGACCACGCGCATCCCCACACGGATGGCACTCGCCGCCGTCTTCGGCGTGGTCGCGGTGTTCCTCGGCCTCCTCGCCTCCTGGTACGCCGCGACGGCCGCCGGCGCCTCCGTGGCAGCATCCGCCATCCTGCTCGCCTGCCTCTCCTGGGCAGCGCGCGCGGCCCTCCCCCCTCTCGGGACGCGGACGCGCCCCGCCTGA
- a CDS encoding ABC transporter, giving the protein MRSRIALFALTGTLAVSLAACSTTSTAPAAPSGSADDGHGAITGAEEVAEPQLGLTAIDPQGLVTHLDLLNESVADIGEISAPTAMTTDGRYLFAQTDEGIEIVDSGVWTWDHVDHFHYYRAAPALLGSVAGEGDAMIATTNLSTTGGTGISFAGSGDAVLLDTQALSKGEITELFRIEREPHAGLVVPVGSFALVSEGSDGIGSTVVGYTADGKATGTEEPCAAPAGTITTRVGAVIGCADGALLAHVDGDELHLERIPYPASTTAPPAQSFDNREGRPTVAGLAGSEGIWLLNTRERSWTLLPSPTPLVHVTAVDDEDGHLLALAQDGRVLVLDETGAVIAETAPLVADSLAAGNTPTLIADQHRAYLSAPAERRLYEIDYADAARIARTFVTTTEPAFVAETGR; this is encoded by the coding sequence GTGCGCTCTCGCATCGCCCTCTTCGCCCTCACCGGCACACTCGCCGTCTCCCTGGCCGCCTGCAGCACCACGTCTACCGCACCGGCCGCACCGAGCGGCTCCGCCGACGACGGACACGGTGCCATCACCGGCGCGGAGGAGGTCGCCGAGCCGCAGCTCGGACTCACCGCGATCGACCCGCAGGGGCTCGTCACCCACCTGGACCTGCTCAACGAGAGCGTCGCCGACATCGGCGAGATCTCGGCGCCGACGGCCATGACGACCGACGGACGTTACCTCTTCGCCCAGACCGACGAAGGCATCGAGATCGTCGACAGCGGCGTGTGGACCTGGGATCACGTCGATCACTTCCATTACTACCGGGCAGCGCCGGCACTTCTCGGCTCCGTCGCGGGAGAAGGCGACGCCATGATCGCGACGACCAATCTGTCGACCACCGGCGGCACCGGCATCTCGTTCGCCGGTTCGGGCGATGCCGTGCTGCTCGACACCCAGGCCCTGTCGAAGGGCGAGATCACCGAGCTGTTCCGCATCGAACGCGAACCGCACGCGGGGCTCGTGGTCCCGGTCGGCTCCTTCGCCCTCGTCTCCGAGGGATCCGACGGTATCGGCTCCACGGTCGTCGGATACACGGCCGATGGGAAGGCGACGGGCACCGAGGAGCCATGCGCCGCGCCGGCCGGCACCATCACGACCCGGGTCGGCGCCGTGATCGGCTGCGCAGACGGCGCCCTGCTCGCGCACGTCGACGGCGACGAATTGCACCTCGAACGAATCCCGTACCCCGCCAGCACGACCGCCCCTCCCGCGCAGTCGTTCGACAACCGCGAGGGGCGCCCCACGGTCGCAGGTCTCGCGGGCTCGGAGGGAATCTGGCTTCTGAACACGCGCGAGCGGTCGTGGACGCTACTCCCCTCCCCCACGCCGCTCGTGCACGTGACCGCGGTGGACGACGAAGACGGTCATCTGCTCGCGCTCGCTCAGGATGGCCGGGTGCTGGTGCTCGACGAGACGGGTGCCGTGATCGCCGAGACCGCACCGCTCGTGGCGGACTCCCTTGCCGCGGGCAACACCCCGACGCTGATCGCCGACCAGCACCGCGCGTACCTCAGCGCGCCCGCCGAGCGACGGCTCTACGAGATCGACTATGCGGATGCCGCGCGCATCGCCCGCACCTTCGTCACCACCACCGAACCGGCGTTCGTCGCCGAGACAGGACGCTGA
- a CDS encoding carbon-nitrogen hydrolase family protein encodes MAGTLEVGLAQRVPLPIEAPVADFATDVERTLAEHPQITLLVYPELHLCGTEHLPTAARADALESHAHRLDSPFVAELGVIARAHGIWLCPGSIGERGPDGEFFNTQLLFDPSGTLRASYRKMFPWRPFEPHRPGTEFVIADLDGAGTAGFSICYDAWFPEHSRQLAWLGADLVLNIVKTTTPDREQELVLARANAIVNQNLVASVNCAAPVGRGRSIVVGPEGFVIAEAGVGEQTLTFAFDPEGIARVRAHGTMGSNRMWAQFRDDDDEIPLPMYDGRIDPRTWAAPHP; translated from the coding sequence ATGGCCGGAACGCTCGAGGTGGGTCTCGCCCAGCGAGTTCCCCTGCCGATCGAGGCCCCGGTCGCGGATTTCGCCACCGACGTCGAGCGCACCCTCGCGGAACATCCGCAGATCACGCTGCTCGTCTACCCCGAGTTGCACCTATGCGGAACGGAGCACCTGCCTACGGCCGCCAGGGCGGATGCGCTCGAGAGTCATGCGCATCGGCTGGACTCGCCGTTCGTCGCCGAACTGGGGGTGATCGCCCGTGCACACGGCATCTGGTTGTGCCCCGGCAGCATCGGTGAGCGCGGACCCGACGGCGAGTTCTTCAACACTCAGCTGCTCTTCGATCCCTCGGGCACGCTGCGTGCGAGCTACCGCAAGATGTTCCCGTGGCGGCCCTTCGAGCCGCATCGGCCCGGAACCGAGTTCGTGATCGCCGACCTGGATGGCGCAGGCACCGCCGGGTTCTCGATCTGCTACGACGCGTGGTTCCCCGAACACTCCAGACAACTGGCATGGCTCGGCGCGGACCTCGTCCTGAACATCGTGAAGACCACGACTCCCGACCGCGAGCAGGAACTCGTGCTGGCGCGTGCCAACGCCATCGTGAATCAGAACCTCGTCGCGAGCGTCAACTGCGCGGCTCCGGTCGGCCGAGGCCGCAGCATCGTGGTCGGTCCCGAGGGCTTCGTCATCGCCGAGGCGGGCGTGGGCGAGCAGACTCTGACGTTCGCCTTCGATCCGGAGGGCATCGCGCGCGTGCGCGCGCACGGCACGATGGGCAGCAACCGCATGTGGGCGCAGTTCCGTGACGACGACGACGAGATCCCGTTACCGATGTATGACGGCCGCATCGATCCGCGGACCTGGGCGGCCCCGCATCCCTGA